In Brienomyrus brachyistius isolate T26 unplaced genomic scaffold, BBRACH_0.4 scaffold33, whole genome shotgun sequence, a genomic segment contains:
- the LOC125721420 gene encoding uncharacterized protein LOC125721420 isoform X2, giving the protein MGGGSSTELVVEQERRPELLKDPWRNVVWNPSTRKDLMNYIQDYKPLIDSVPQARILLIGQITAGKSSFFNSINSIFRGNITSQADVGFVGTSLTLKYRTYEVKAGRGGQPMGFLLCDTMGLEVNKDGGVKYDDIVSILKGYIPDEYLFNPASPWQPGAGQTELQIKDRIHCVVYVIDSSTLGIMATEMKKKVDEIRKKTSFQDVPLLVLLTHVDRACPHVEKDLKKVYHSCYIKDMIYRASGCLGIRPSNVIPVKNYHDESELNNTCDILLLKAMKQMLDFADNYFDNCQKVGVGKMGSGSSTPVTEENKPELLGKAWRDVVWDHSTRTDLKQYLQDYKPNIDSVPQARILLIGQITAGKSSFFNSINSIFRGNITSQAAVGEMKTSLTLKYHTYQVKAGRGGQPLGFLLCDTMGLEEREDGGMKIEDIESILKGYVPNKYQFNPVRPMKADNSQAWSTLALKDRIHCVVYVIDASTIGIVDQGMKNKIDEIRKRTNSAEVPLLVLLTHVDKACPHVAKDLKKVYHSCYIKDMIYRASECLGILPSNVIPVKNYFDESELSDTCDILLLKAMKQMLDFADNYFDSWEDDTE; this is encoded by the exons CACAAGAAAGGACCTCATGAACTACATACAGGATTACAAGCCCCTTATCGATTCAGTGCCTCAGGCTCGGATACTTCTCATTGGTCAGATTACAGCTGGAAAATCAAGCTTCTTCAACTCCATCAACTCTATCTTCCGTGGCAACATAACAAGCCAAGCTGACGTAGGATTTGTAGGAACAAGCCTGACCTTGAAG TATCGCACTTACGAGGTGAAGGCAGGTCGAGGCGGACAGCCTATGGGATTCCTACTGTGTGACACCATGGGATTGGAGGTAAATAAGGATGGAGGGGTGAAATATGACGATATAGTGAGCATCCTGAAGGGCTACATACCAGACGAGTACCTG TTCAACCCTgcatcaccatggcaacctgGTGCTGGTCAGACAGAGTTACAAATTAAGGACAGGATCCACTGTGTGGTGTATGTGATAGACAGCTCAACATTAGGAATCATGGCTACAGAAATGAAGAAGAAAGTTGATGAAATCCGAAAGAAAACTAGTTTTCAAG ATGTGCCTCTATTGGTGCTACTGACCCATGTGGACAGAGCGTGCCCGCATGTGGAAAAGGACTTGAAGAAGGTGTATCACAGCTGCTACATAAAGGATATG atcTACAGAGCTAGCGGGTGTCTGGGCATCCGACCATCAAATGTGATTCCAGTGAAGAATTACCATGATGAGAGTGAGCTGAATAATACCTGTGACATCCTGCTCCTCAAGGCCATGAAGCAGATGCTGgactttgctgacaattactttgacaacT GTCAGAAAGTTGGTGTTGGGAAAATGGGAAGTGGGAGCAGTACCCCAGTGACAGAGGAGAACAAACCAGAGCTCCTTGGTAAAGCCTGGAGGGATGTTGTGTGGGACCACAG CACACGAACTGATCTCAAGCAATACCTGCAAGATTACAAGCCCAACATTGATTCAGTGCCTCAGGCTCGGATTCTTCTAATTGGTCAGATTACAGCTGGAAAATCAAGCTTCTTCAACTCCATCAACTCTATCTTCCGTGGCAACATTACAAGCCAAGCTGCAGTAGGAGAAATGAAAACCAGCCTGACCTTGAAG TATCACACTTACCAGGTGAAAGCGGGCCGAGGCGGACAGCCTCTGGGATTCCTACTGTGTGACACCATGGGACTGGAAGAAAGGGAGGATGGAGGGATGAAAATTGAAGATATTGAGAGCATCCTGAAGGGCTACGTTCCAAACAAGTACCAG ttcaaCCCTGTGCGGCCAATGAAAGCTGATAACTCTCAGGCATGGAGCACATTGGCTCTTAAGGACAGGATCCACTGTGTGGTGTATGTGATAGACGCCTCCACAATTGGAATTGTGGACCAAGGAATGAAGAATAAAATTGATGAAATCAGAAAGAGAACTAACTCGGCAG AGGTCCCTCTATTGGTGCTACTGACCCATGTGGACAAAGCGTGCCCACATGTGGCAAAGGACTTGAAGAAGGTGTATCACAGCTGCTACATAAAGGATATG atcTACAGAGCTAGCGAGTGTCTGGGCATCCTACCATCAAATGTGATTCCAGTGAAGAATTACTTTGATGAGAGTGAGCTGAGTGACACCTGTGACATCCTGCTCCTCAAGGCCATGAAGCAGATGCTGgactttgctgacaattactttgacagctgggaggacgacacagagtag
- the LOC125721420 gene encoding interferon-induced protein 44-like isoform X3, whose amino-acid sequence MGFLLCDTMGLEVNKDGGVKYDDIVSILKGYIPDEYLFNPASPWQPGAGQTELQIKDRIHCVVYVIDSSTLGIMATEMKKKVDEIRKKTSFQDVPLLVLLTHVDRACPHVEKDLKKVYHSCYIKDMIYRASGCLGIRPSNVIPVKNYHDESELNNTCDILLLKAMKQMLDFADNYFDNCQKVGVGKMGSGSSTPVTEENKPELLGKAWRDVVWDHSTRTDLKQYLQDYKPNIDSVPQARILLIGQITAGKSSFFNSINSIFRGNITSQAAVGEMKTSLTLKYHTYQVKAGRGGQPLGFLLCDTMGLEEREDGGMKIEDIESILKGYVPNKYQFNPVRPMKADNSQAWSTLALKDRIHCVVYVIDASTIGIVDQGMKNKIDEIRKRTNSAEVPLLVLLTHVDKACPHVAKDLKKVYHSCYIKDMIYRASECLGILPSNVIPVKNYFDESELSDTCDILLLKAMKQMLDFADNYFDSWEDDTE is encoded by the exons ATGGGATTCCTACTGTGTGACACCATGGGATTGGAGGTAAATAAGGATGGAGGGGTGAAATATGACGATATAGTGAGCATCCTGAAGGGCTACATACCAGACGAGTACCTG TTCAACCCTgcatcaccatggcaacctgGTGCTGGTCAGACAGAGTTACAAATTAAGGACAGGATCCACTGTGTGGTGTATGTGATAGACAGCTCAACATTAGGAATCATGGCTACAGAAATGAAGAAGAAAGTTGATGAAATCCGAAAGAAAACTAGTTTTCAAG ATGTGCCTCTATTGGTGCTACTGACCCATGTGGACAGAGCGTGCCCGCATGTGGAAAAGGACTTGAAGAAGGTGTATCACAGCTGCTACATAAAGGATATG atcTACAGAGCTAGCGGGTGTCTGGGCATCCGACCATCAAATGTGATTCCAGTGAAGAATTACCATGATGAGAGTGAGCTGAATAATACCTGTGACATCCTGCTCCTCAAGGCCATGAAGCAGATGCTGgactttgctgacaattactttgacaacT GTCAGAAAGTTGGTGTTGGGAAAATGGGAAGTGGGAGCAGTACCCCAGTGACAGAGGAGAACAAACCAGAGCTCCTTGGTAAAGCCTGGAGGGATGTTGTGTGGGACCACAG CACACGAACTGATCTCAAGCAATACCTGCAAGATTACAAGCCCAACATTGATTCAGTGCCTCAGGCTCGGATTCTTCTAATTGGTCAGATTACAGCTGGAAAATCAAGCTTCTTCAACTCCATCAACTCTATCTTCCGTGGCAACATTACAAGCCAAGCTGCAGTAGGAGAAATGAAAACCAGCCTGACCTTGAAG TATCACACTTACCAGGTGAAAGCGGGCCGAGGCGGACAGCCTCTGGGATTCCTACTGTGTGACACCATGGGACTGGAAGAAAGGGAGGATGGAGGGATGAAAATTGAAGATATTGAGAGCATCCTGAAGGGCTACGTTCCAAACAAGTACCAG ttcaaCCCTGTGCGGCCAATGAAAGCTGATAACTCTCAGGCATGGAGCACATTGGCTCTTAAGGACAGGATCCACTGTGTGGTGTATGTGATAGACGCCTCCACAATTGGAATTGTGGACCAAGGAATGAAGAATAAAATTGATGAAATCAGAAAGAGAACTAACTCGGCAG AGGTCCCTCTATTGGTGCTACTGACCCATGTGGACAAAGCGTGCCCACATGTGGCAAAGGACTTGAAGAAGGTGTATCACAGCTGCTACATAAAGGATATG atcTACAGAGCTAGCGAGTGTCTGGGCATCCTACCATCAAATGTGATTCCAGTGAAGAATTACTTTGATGAGAGTGAGCTGAGTGACACCTGTGACATCCTGCTCCTCAAGGCCATGAAGCAGATGCTGgactttgctgacaattactttgacagctgggaggacgacacagagtag